ATTAGATAACAGCAACAGTTCCCTTGACTATACCGACCTTCACTCTAGACTGGGGATTACAACTTCTACTACTAACTATGGGCAAAAGGTAATGTGCCCATGCATAAAGCCCTATTGCAAGATCTGCTTGACAAGCCTGACATGGGAATAAGGAAATCCAGTAtaagaagcataaaaaaagaaactaaacatCAATGAATTATAAAACACATTAATATCAATTCACCTGAACTATCATCCAGACAAGTACTGGAAGCTTGTCCGAGTTTTCCCTTATTAATATCAATCTCAGGTTTTCTTCGTAATACCATTGCTAGGACGACTACAAATAGGGCAACCTGTTATGCAGTAATATATTAATTCTTGAATCATACAGAAAATTGtagtattattattaccaTTATTAGGTATTGTAGTATCAATCTATGTGGGATTCCATTTCTTGCCGAAGATGGCTTTAACACTCTAATTTCGTCAAAGAAATAGATTTCCTAGGCTTTTCAGCCTCTTTTAGATCATCCTTGAAGTCCCTGCAGTACATTTTTGCTTTATAAACTTCCAGAAAACAAACAAGGTTGAAAACTAGTTaataaacttcaaataaacaaaccACTGATACCTGAGATTTTGAGGAAGCATGTTGTGCTCCCTTTTTAGAGCATTTGGCACTAGCTTGTTGAGTCGCAAAGTCAGCAAGAATGCTATCTAAAGACCATAAAGCGAAAGAGTTGAGTGCCTCGAGAGAACGTTTATTAAGCCAATCAACTGACGCCCTATAGACATCCTCAGAAATATGAGAGGGGGATCTGcaaaagagtttaattaaaacaGAGAATTTGGAACTCAAGCCAAACCAACCTGTTGCAGGACTGTTATGTTTTCACCTGGAGCTGGAGCAATTACAGCACAGAAGAGAAAATTGGTAGCTCCCAATGTTGTAGCCATCTGCAGACCATCTCCTCTGTTTGCAAGTGCTCCCCAACAGATGAAGTTAGCATCAAGAAACTGCACTACTACCTCTGAACGCAGTGTCTCCTCACAGAAAGAGGGCGTAAATGGGTGATCTGGTGAATGTAGATACaaatatcaattttcaaaattttgcatCAAGaattaacttattttattgCTTGTGCATAAAATAATCCAACACGAATAATTTTATAGTGTTATTCAATTGTCAAATCCCATTTACAACATTTTTGCACCTTGTCAGGTGACTGGCGACCCATATAATAGTTTCCAATGAAGCAAGCTAGCAAGACAAAAACTTCTAAAGAAACCATAGAAAGTATGTTATCATGCCATATAACAGCCTAAAGAATATTAGTGCCAGAAAACTAGACCCCAAATCACCAAAATGTATACATGATGAGTTTTTTAGAGGGTAATATTAAGGCCGCTTTGCTGAATTGTAGCTTGGTTGAGCATTGAGGAGAGGTGGGAGCTCTCAAAGCTCCCTTGGCATtgataaaatagtaaatatataattcaagtTCTACCAAAAACAAGCTAAaaaattttatacttattGTTGGACGAGCTAGAAGACTGAAAGAGCTCTTTTTCATCTTTGAGATTAAGATAGAAGACTAGAAGAGTGGTTCTTTGTTTTCAATATTCAGCGTGTTTCCTAATTGAACTATGGATTAATGCAGTGAAAgctatttgattaaaattatagattttaagaaatcaaagaatcgAATAAGCTCGTCTAAACTTGGTGTTCTCTCTCAAAGTCATTTGTTCGATATTCGTTACAGGATATTTGCATTAACTGGAACGCCTTCTTATATCCTTTGTAGCTTCTTTTGACCCCTggatcattttattttgttcacttgaattaatttttgtacCCCTAAATAAGAATAACCTCTGAAGTTCTCCAGTGAATTCCTAAATATGAATTTCAAACACAGAACAGCGACCAAACTAcgcataaaattaaaaggctgtaatgaaattttaaggcAATCGGAGGAAGAGAGCAGAATTATCACTATACCCTTGAAATTTCAAACTCAGACCGGCGACCAAACTTCCCGTAAAACTAAAAGGCTGAAAACGAAATTTTATGGCAGTCGGAGGAAGAGAGAGCAGAATCATCACAGTACCCTTAAAATTTCAACCCCAAAACAGCGACCAAACTACGCATAAACTAAAAGGCTGAAAACGAAATTTTCAGGCAATCGGAGGAAGAGAGAGCAGAATAGTCACAGTAcccttaaaatttcaaacccaAAACAGCGACCAACCTACGCATAAACAAAAAGGCTGAGAACGAAATTTTTAAAGCAATCGGAGGAAGAGAGCAGAATTTTAAGACAATCGGAGGAAGAGAGCAGAATTGTCACTGTAcccttaaaatttcaaactcaGACCGGCGACCAAACTACCCGTAAAACTAAAAGGCTGAGAACGAAATTTTAAGGCAATCGGAGGAAGGGAGAGCAGAATCATTACTGTAcccttaaaatttcaaactcaaaacAGCGATCGAAGTACGCATAAACTAAAAGGCTGAAACGAAATTTGAAGGCAATCAGAGGAAGAGAGAGCAGAGTCATCATCACGGTACTTCACCTCTATTTTTCATCACCGAAACGAGGCGAGAAACTTCTTTCAATTCTGCTCTCTGTTCCTCCGATTGCCTGGTAACAATGTAGCGTTTGGTTTGGGCAGCGAACACTCAAAAGAGAAGAGGGCGTTGATGGAGCCTTGTAACTATCCAACGAACACTGAAAAGGGAAGAGGCCGTTGATGGAGCGCTCTGATTGTAGTATGAGAATGTGCTGAAGAAGAGAGTGTGCGTGCGGGAGATATATATAACCGCGCACGCAGGGTCCGTGACAGCTGGCATCCGAGAATGGCGGGTAACGGCTCTGAAGACCGTTTTGACTTTGACCTTGGAAAACCGTCGACGATATGAACGTTGAAGCGCCGgagaaaacaaatgaaagaattttttattaatattattatccttctttctaatttcttttaatatattaattactgGAAGTTTAATTCCCAATGAATAACAAACAACAATGTTAATCGGTAAACTAAGATTAATtgagttcaaattttgaatttcataatCTTCTTTCATACCAACATCAATTCTGAATTATCAACCTTCAgagtttttattaatatttaattaaacaattgagatcaaaatttaaaaaatttaaattatagagGTTCATGATTTAATctaaagtttttaattaaattaattttgatatttcagCTGTTTGGTTGATTTGGACAACCGATTTGATTAGGTTGGTACGGATAGGGATAATGAAAGTTTAAGATCGTAgatatcaattaaattttaaattttttatttttattattgaaatcaacgctaaatgaataaatttacttttaaattttatattttatctaaaaaaaaactttaaacttgaaatgtttcaataatacaTTTACTATTAATTCCAGTTTCGGACCGCAAccattcaacttttaaaaagttttattaatacttttcaatttttttaaaaaagttcaaaaatacctaCAATTagtacaatattttaaatatgcatgAAATCTTAAGAGCGGCATTAacacttttaaacttttaaaaaattcatcaatataagaacaaaaatcatCTATCAACACCTCATAAATTGTTTTTCAAactatttaatattactttttaaagtttatgaatatttttgaaactagTACCGAGTcgtctcttcttcttctcaagcTTAGCCAATCGCATAGTCTTCCCTCCcttgtttttcttcatcttctctaGCCAGTTGCTACCTGAAAGCAGATGattaataattgatatatatgAATCTTCAAAGTACAAAGATGGAATGAACTAAACAGACCACACCAGGTAGAAAAAAGGGTATGAACTCAATGCTTTGCATTCATGAAGTTATGTCTAGGAGGTTGGCGTTGAGGGTCTCGTAGTCAATCTAAAGGTCTCTTCCTTCAGCTATGTTATTTGAATCCTTTTTAACACCATTCGGCATCTCTTCTCTAATCTCTATCCACCCTTTTCGTTAGTAAGTACTCAAATGATCTTCTTCCTAAACAATTCTACCAATATCATGGGGAATTTTCTGCTGAAATTGTGATCCTGTTGCCTAATCAGAAACCCCCAGTATAATATGTAGAAAAGCAGAAGCGAAAaagagtttattttttaagctaATAATGAAATGAAGCATACCCTTCGTAACAATCAAGCATTTTCTTTAGTTCCTGTAAGCCAGCTTTTACACCTTATATAAGAATTTAAGAACACATTAAGAAACAGCAACATACAGATTCATAAAAACTGCAAAATATGCCTCGAATAGTGAGTGCAAGAGACTTCCCAACTACGAAGATGATAAAGAAAACCCATAGAACTGTTCACTAGTTACTTAATTCTCCTGTATAAGCGTTTCACATTGGAAAAAGGGAATGAGAGCTTCAAATAAATAGACTCAAAATCAAGTTAAAGCTAGGATTTCGAAGCCCATCTCTTGTATCATATACATTCTTGATGCGTGCAGAACTTGAAATGCTCGTTagaaataagtaaaatatagAGGATTTGAAGACTTTTTTCCATTACCTAGCCCTAtggattgttttcttttcatgcaAGCAAAGAAAAAGGTACAGATGGGGACCAGTGTTTACCTTCAATGATTCACAATTCAATGGCTTCCTAAGTCTGATGATGTAACGGGATTGATGCAAAATAAGCTGAACGATCCCAAATCCTCGGCAAAGTCGAGAGTTTTTCACCCAAGATGGTTTGGAGTATTCCAAAGAGGCCTGCGGGTTCCAAGATAATAACTCAAACTGGAGAGAACTTTGCCTTCTTGATCTATCTCCGTGCTACAATTACATTTGCTTTCCTTTCAACTTTGAGGTAACAGCATACTATGAATCAATGTGAAAAAACAGTATCCTTGATGGCAACATAAGCTTGATCTTGCAGGCCATTTGGCACCTTATTAAGTGAACGACACCCTATTCTTTAGCTCAACTTCTAAAATAACCCCATCAGAACCTGTGCCTAAGGGATGGGGTGTATTAAGATGAGATGAAATCTGAAATTATTCAACTTTTTGAACCACAGGGTAGTTCACACTGGTGAAATACTGGATTTCATCTCAGAAGGCAAGCTTCAATCTGTTGACAATATTAGTCCTAACAGTAATTAGTAATTACGATGAGGGGGGGAATCAAGACTTAAGACTTTTGAAGCCAATTAACATTAGATTTAAAAACATAGCaagggacaatatctggttTGGTATAAGAGTTCCCGTTCGACTTGAAGAAATTGTCCTTTTTATAACGTCCTGAACAGATCGTACAAATCAATCATTTTACATTTGAGAAAATTTCTGAAGCCTATATATATGCAATGATCAAAACAACAATTTCGGTTTTCAACTCCAACCATAGAAGTTCGCCTGAAAGCTCAGATTGTTAAGAACCTCTTGAAGCACTACGTTTAACTTGAGCAGCTAGTGACCAAGAACCAAACCCAGCACTGCAAGTTCCTGAAATTTGGCATTGACATTCTTGATCGTCATAGTTGAACTTTGAAGTCAGCAGCTCACAATAATATCTCAGATTGAACTGCAAGAGCAATGGAGCTAATTTCCATAGAGATAACTCGAACTGAACCTAAACCAACACATCTGAAAATACAAGCTTGGCTTCCATTCTTCCCAAATACCAACCACATATAATTTTCTTGAATGCAGTTCATCCCATGCTCAAGCTAGCACGTCATTAAACCCATGCAAGGAAAGTCTTGGTTGAAACTATTCTTACTACTGCTAAACCTTGCAAACAAAATTGGCCTCCTAGAATTATGACCATGGAATGGAATTAATCCAGCAAACAGCAGAAGAAACTTAGATGATCGGCCAGTAATCACAAAGTGAGGAAACCATATACAAGGATGTGTACATGAAGAAGTCATGAAAAATTGTGCCTCAGATAAGAATGGATGTAATAAAGAATcatcaaggaaaaaaaaagaagtcagCTCAGAATACAGAAGCATCAAATCTTGGTTCATAAAAGCAGACCTGGCTGTTACATGACTGCAAAGCACAGCCAGCAATCCAAGACCATACTTTCTTATCGACGTCATAAAGAAGACTCTTTCCTTGGTTCCAAGATGTAAAGCAGATCAGATTATCCTGTCCAAAGCACTCAAATCTCTCTGCCGATAACCTCAACAAAATACGAAAATATTTAGGTGGCATTCTACTAATCTCCACCCACATAATTTTTGCATGATCTAGTTCCCAAATTCTCATGCTTTGAAGAGTGCTATAAAGACCAATCCTTCCAACAAGAAATAGGCGCTTCTGTGTACCAGCAACCAAATACCCATCCAATAAAGAACGAGGGAACCTAGCAGGAATATGTTCCCAATAGCCTGTATCCAGCCGATACATCATTAAACCAAGCGGAGAAAGAGCTTCCAAGTATAATTTGGAATCACAATATGCCATCTTCGAGGAGCAGAGATTTACAGCAGGCATAGTTTGATGAAGTGACCAACGGTTCAGCTTTGAGTCATAAACTTCAGTGGGCAGGGACTTGTCACCATAAATATCACTAGTCGCTACGACTTTAAATGACCGATCAGTCCGATCAACAACCAAAATCAGCTGCCTCTGCTGATTATGGTGCATACTTGGCAAGGCCCTCCACTTTTGTGTGAGGGGATTGCATACCAAGGTTTTGAAAGTTAGTCCATCAAGCCCAGAAAAGCAAACAAGACCGCCAGATGAACCAACCAACCAGAATGCCCAAGGAGGCAAAAATGTGAATGGAATCTTATACCATGTTTTTAATGGCAAGCTGAAGACTGAGCATTGGGGGGTTTGAGAATTCTTCCAAAATGTGAGAAGACAAGGCCCATGTGAAGGCACTTGTGCATGAAATTTAAGAAAACTAGTGTCTTGAAGTATAGAATTCCACTTTTTACAAACAGAAAGAAGcctaaagattaaaaatggaGGAACTCTAGCTAAGATCTCGTTTAACAAATCTTCAGGCAGCATCGCCCATATACCATCTTCCATTTGAACATCTGGATGGGATGCTTTACTAAATGTTGTAACTGTTTCTTCATCTAGACCACGAGGTTTGGTCTTTATAACCTTCTGCCTCGAAGGACTAGTATTTCTGGATCCTGCCCTACCCAATGGACTAGTATTCCTCCCCCCACCTCCCAGGGGCGACACTTGTTCAGCAACCCTATTGTCTTCACGAACAACCCCACTTCCCAAAGATTTAGAATCAACAATTCCAGACCCAGATTGAGAAGATTCCCCAATCCCATCCATGGCGATGGTCTAATTCACAAAGTACACAACAAAACTCCCTTATGCACTCTAAATGCAGAACAGAATTCAATATCTTCACTCCAAAAGATCCAAAAATTCCAGGCGAAACAGCACCTTTCAACTTCGGATGTCAAAACCTATCTCCCAAAATCTCTACCAAGTGCACAGAACAATCAACCAGAACAATCGTTCCATTTCAAATTGAACAGAATAACAAAACGAAAACGAACCCAAACTTCATTCTATCAGATCCTTAGACAAGAGAATCAGTCACTGACCCAAATCAAAAAACGAAAACATTTAAGCCCAAATGAAACCTGACAACGCCGAACAGAACCTTTGTCGGCAGAGATGAGGCTTCTACCAGGCTCCGCCATGAACAAAAACCTTCCTTAGAGCTCGAAGATTAGAAATCCGGCATCCAAATTAATAGAAGGACCTGACGTTAAAGAGAACCCTGATTCTTTCCAttctccttccatttttctcaagCAAGCACTCGCCCGCTCTTTCTTCGGTTTTCTCCGCGAATATTTCTGGcgaatgatttaaaataaataagaaatataatataaattggAGGTTCAAATCCCCTATTCAGGTACGGTAATGAGTTCGTGAGATTGGATCCCCGCCGAATCAAAATATGCCACGTGGTTTATATTTGATCGACTCGGTGTGTTTTTATCTGCCTTCGTGCTTAtccaattaaagaaaatgcCACAagagaaattatattattaaaacatagtttaatttaaatttggattCTTCTTAATAATCattaatataacttttaaatatttttaaatttctatctTAAAACTAATAATCACATTACAATATTCTGGAATAGTTTATCGTTAAATTAGTGTGATgtggaatttttatttttatttctatttcgaTACTAAAATTCGAAATTTCTGTTTATATTAATCCTTAATATCAATattgtgttaaaaaaattatatcagttttgttttaaatgatgaaaagtttcaaatttaatgaaaaataaaaattaacataacaaataatatataaaaaatagtaatggTACGTGACATTATTTACAATTATATAGAAGAAATAAGATAGTTATCATACTTAAAAGATATTACTCTATTAACTGTCGCGTCAGTTAATGTGAATGATGttttaacaaataaagaaaaaaagactcgaacatttttaataaattttaaaatttaaaaagtagaaattcaactttttaaaataaaagcaaaaaagtatatgatatttatacatattataataattttaaaaaaattaattatggaGTAAAGtattttgattgaaaacaTAGGTCTAAATCGGTTTTATTACAACCAAGTAAAAGTCAATAATTTCGAATTAATGTTAATAAACTagtatttcaataatttttcttattagtATTTGTTACCAGACACAAAtggtgagattccacatctaCCACTCCCTAAcaaatatgacaatatctgctagcggtggactttaACTATTACTaatggtatcatagtcagACATCAAATGGTAtgtcagcgagaacgttggatCCCAAGAGGtggagcggtgtgccaacaaagacgtTGGGTCCCTAAGAGAGGGATTGCaagattccacatcagttcAAGAGTAGAAGGAAACCTGTTCgtaacatacgtgttttagaactttgaggggaaatcccaaataaaacaatatcagctagtggtaggcttgtgTTGTTACACAAATGCATTATATTCGTCAAAACGAACTTGATTTAACGATAATTAACATGGTGATAACATTAGCGGTGAAAATTGATTTGGTATAACCTATAAAATAGGAGGAAGATGGAGGGGTTTTGCAGCAAAGGACAATACAGAAAAATAATGTATATTCCAATGGAGATAGGGCAGAAGGAAATGAATTGAATGGCAGAGACATAGCAGTAAACCACGCTCAGGAACAGTATTATTGTCACAACCACACATTGGTAGCAACTATTATAAAGCATCTCCGCAGAGCTATGTTTTCTGCCCTTAGTACCATGTGTATTAAAACCGGTTTCCTTAGCGGGATACAACGATTAATATAACGATAGCTTTTTAATGCAAAATAATAAGTTCGAAAATGACAATTTTCAAATCGAGACagtgacacccgagtaaaaaaaaatcgagtttCGACATTTATAGACAAtttaattgtgttttttttaataattaataaaaatgtttaattatgattttattgtcttttccattattttaatagaaaaagaaagtgattGTACAAAAATTAACGACCAATTATTATGTGAATTGAGAGTATTTGGCCCACTTTTTCTTTATCCATTCCTTTGATCCCAATATATTTGGGAAATAATAGATGGGttcattttcacttttttttttttctaaacctTTTTCggatagatgcattttaagCTTCGTGAAGCTGACGATGATATGTTAGAggccaaagtgaacaatatctactagcagtagaCTTATGCTGTTACACATGTTTGATGGGGTGCCAGCAACCCCATCAAGGATGCTGACCCGTaaaggaggtagattgtgagatcccacgttgttGGAGGGAGTAACGAACCATTCCTtaggagagggaaacaaattCTCTCACTgacaaacacattttaaaatcataagttTGACGACGATAAATAATTTACCGGTTTCTGAGTTCATATAAgacataaaaaaatggaaggggCGGGGGCATATCAATGAAACGACAGCCATTTGCCAGCCTTATCCCAGCATCCAAACACCACCAGTACGGCCGTTCCCCCACATAATCACACTACCAAACAAATGCCAATTCCAAACTAATCCCAAattcaaaaagataaaaaagtaaaaataataaataacactTTACTCCgccatataattattaaattaacaatttaattcctccttttctttttaacttttaagttAAATGTCACGTTTCCTTCTCTAATTAATATACGATATCATAATCTATCTACTTAAAAATTCagcgtcttcgttggcacatcgcccggtacctagctttaatatcatttgtaacatttcAAACTCATCATTAACagatattattatatttgcgttttttctcaaaattttaaaacacgtgtactagatagaggtttccacacctttatcaagttttgtttctctcaCCAACTAACATGGGATATTTTTAGGCTATTACTCAAGGTATCTTTTGATAATCGCTTCCTTATAAAAGATACAAAACGTTCATTCCAAAAGGCACGTTGTCATACATTTTCTCGCATTGGTACGTTAGCTGATCGAAGCTTAACTCAAATGACCTCATTAGGACACCCCAGAATCACACATCAACAAGTCTAATATGTaacaattttaagaattttcgTAAGGATTTAGTCGGTGCATTTTTAGAttcagatatatatatatataattttttttttttataaatactcgaacaaattagttaaattcaACAACCTtacaaaattttttttagttaaacaTGGAAAAAACtataattgtaaataaaaataaataattaaattactaagATGGAAAGAATTAACCGTACTTCAACGAGAGTGTACGAACcaaagtatttttgaactttttacccaaagaaaaaagaaggtatttttcaattaaaaaaattataaaaaaataaaaaaggctGTGACGCAGTAAAAACAACCATCCAATCCTTGTCTCCGGTTATTCATCCCTGTACCCTACAAGGACACGTGTCATTCAGTCAATGATACtgtaccttttctttttcacacaTCACTGTCACCAGTGCACTCCTCCTTCAGCTCATCTCCCAATAATGCCCACACGTGCTTCCCTTCCCCCTCCCCGCCGGAAAAGCCTCCATTTTCCCACCCCCCGATTCCACTCCCAACCCTAAAATCCAgagcttcattttctcttcctcctcaCTTAAATTCCCATTCCCACCACTCGAACAAATTATAACCCTTCCTCCTCCGTACCTGGATTTGACGTTTTTGTTCTGACGGGAACTGAGATCGTTGTGGGGTTCTGGGTATGttgtgtgtttgttttgtttcatgatctgggtttttttttttttgttctgtaTTGGGTTCACTGGTATTTGAACGGAGATGGGGGCGGTGACTTCGTCCATGGCGGCGAAGTTTGCGTTCTTTCCGCCGAATCCGCCGTCGTATAAGGTGGAGGAAGTGGAGGAAGGCAGCGGGAAGCTGGCGATGACGGAGGTGGTGGCGAGGGGAAACGTCGACGTTTTGAAGCTTAGTACCAAGAGAGGGAACCAGGTTGTGGCCCTGTATGTAAAGAATTCATCGGCTACTTTAACATTGCTCTACTCTCATGGGAACGCTGCTGATTTGGGGCAGATGTACGATTTGTTTGTCGAGCTTAGTGTTCATCTTAGAGTCAACTTGATGGGGTTTGTGAACCTTTGGCTTTAAATGCTTTGTATGTAACTCATTTGAATCTGGGTTTTTGAAAGCTGCCTTTTGTCATTATGCCCTTTTTAGGTACGACTATTCGGGATATGGTCAATCTACTGGAAAGGTATGaacattattctttttcatcttgGTTAGATTAGAGTATGGAAATGTTTTGAATCTCAGGATCTATCCCCTTTGTTCTTAGCTTTGTCTGCTCTGTTTAAGGATGAAAAGTGGCTGGCAAATTATGTTAAGAGTATTATGATTTGAAGTCTCCACTTCGTTGTTTTATTGAGTCGAATTCAGCTgatctttcccttttggatCATCCCTTTCTGCAGCCAAGTGAGCAGAATACTTATGCAGACATTGAAGCTGTCTATAGATGCTTAGTGGAGAGATATGGTGCAAAGGAGGAAGATGTAATCTTATATGGGCAATCAGTTGGCAGCGGACCGACTTTAGATTTGGCTACTCGTTTACCGAACTTGAGGGCTATTGTTCTTCACAGCCCGATCTTGTCAGGTGTTCGAGTCATGTATCCGGTGAAGCGAACATTCTGGTTCGACATTTATAAGGTTTACATTCGTTAATTCCTAATGTTacttttaactatttattGCTCGTTAGTTATGTGTTATTGATGCtcgttctttcattttctgtaTTGCAGAATATTGACAAAATACCATTGGTCAATTGTCCAGTTCTTGTAATTCATGTGAGTTTCCTTTCGAACATTTGTTGTTTACTAAGATCTTGAATGCTTGAACATGTGGACAGTTGGTGTACCATAGAGTAGTAGCGAAGTAAGCTAGCCTTCAAACATTGATTGATTCATCAATGCATTACCATAAAATTATGTCTTTAAATGCAATGGGAAAgacattgtgagatcccacatcagtt
This genomic window from Cucurbita pepo subsp. pepo cultivar mu-cu-16 chromosome LG01, ASM280686v2, whole genome shotgun sequence contains:
- the LOC111777517 gene encoding protein ABHD17C-like isoform X2 → MGAVTSSMAAKFAFFPPNPPSYKVEEVEEGSGKLAMTEVVARGNVDVLKLSTKRGNQVVALYVKNSSATLTLLYSHGNAADLGQMYDLFVELSVHLRVNLMGYDYSGYGQSTGKPSEQNTYADIEAVYRCLVERYGAKEEDVILYGQSVGSGPTLDLATRLPNLRAIVLHSPILSGVRVMYPVKRTFWFDIYKNIDKIPLVNCPVLVIHMTLLIGPMESNFGIFVKRSTSRYG
- the LOC111777912 gene encoding F-box/kelch-repeat protein At5g15710-like, translating into MDGIGESSQSGSGIVDSKSLGSGVVREDNRVAEQVSPLGGGGRNTSPLGRAGSRNTSPSRQKVIKTKPRGLDEETVTTFSKASHPDVQMEDGIWAMLPEDLLNEILARVPPFLIFRLLSVCKKWNSILQDTSFLKFHAQVPSHGPCLLTFWKNSQTPQCSVFSLPLKTWYKIPFTFLPPWAFWLVGSSGGLVCFSGLDGLTFKTLVCNPLTQKWRALPSMHHNQQRQLILVVDRTDRSFKVVATSDIYGDKSLPTEVYDSKLNRWSLHQTMPAVNLCSSKMAYCDSKLYLEALSPLGLMMYRLDTGYWEHIPARFPRSLLDGYLVAGTQKRLFLVGRIGLYSTLQSMRIWELDHAKIMWVEISRMPPKYFRILLRLSAERFECFGQDNLICFTSWNQGKSLLYDVDKKVWSWIAGCALQSCNSQVCFYEPRFDASVF
- the LOC111777517 gene encoding protein ABHD17C-like isoform X1 produces the protein MGAVTSSMAAKFAFFPPNPPSYKVEEVEEGSGKLAMTEVVARGNVDVLKLSTKRGNQVVALYVKNSSATLTLLYSHGNAADLGQMYDLFVELSVHLRVNLMGYDYSGYGQSTGKPSEQNTYADIEAVYRCLVERYGAKEEDVILYGQSVGSGPTLDLATRLPNLRAIVLHSPILSGVRVMYPVKRTFWFDIYKNIDKIPLVNCPVLVIHGTADDVVDWSHGKQLWDLCKEKYEPLWIKGGNHCDLELFPQYIRHLKKFISAIEKSHLRSGVLGQVTNQLDIPRNSTDFREKSRPSSDQREKTRMSVDQRDKPRISTDCREKVKVANDNGDRSRKMLDRPEKVATGVDQPEKARNSIDRFGDMVRSVGLCNIDCFKPTATHV